The Streptomyces nigra genome includes the window GACCCAACGGGCCACCTCGTCCTGGGGAAGGTCGAAGACGACACGCGTGGGGAACTCCCAGCCGAGGCCCAGGTTCTCCTCGAGCACCGCCACCGGATCGAGCCCCGCGGGCGGTTCGAAGCGCCGCACGGTCACCTGGACCGTACGGACCCGGTCGACCCGGTAGGTGCGGACCGCGTCCGCGCGATGGCTGTGGCACAGCAGATACCAGCGGCCGAAGCGGACCACGAGGGACCACGGATCGACCTCCGCCTCCCACTCGTTTCCGGCCTCGCTGCGGTACCCGATCCGCACACGCCGGCGTGCCGCGACGGCACCCACGAGTTCGCTCGTGATGACCGGGTCCGGCCGGGTCGCGTACGGGTCCGGGGCGGCCGACGCGCACTCCCGCAGCAGGGCCGCCTCCCGGCCGACCCCCTCCGGCAGCGCCTTGACGACCTTGCCCAGGGCGGCGCTGACCAGGTCCTCGGCGTCGGCCGCGCCCGGCTGACCGCTGAGCACCGCCATCACCAGCCCGAGCGCCTCCGCCTGCGTGAAGTGCACGGGCGGCAGACGTGTCCCGCGCCCCAGCCGGTAGCCACCGTGCGGCCCCCGGGCCGACGTCACGGGGATGCCGGCTTCGCGCAGGATCTCGACGTAACGGCGGGCGGCACGCTCCGTCACGCCCAGCCGTTCGGCGAGTTCGGCCGCCGTCGTACCGGGGCGGAGCTGGAGGATCTCCAGGGCGCGCAGGGCCCGCGCGGTGGGGCTGGGATCGTTCGGCACGCGGGCAGGCTAGTCGGTCCGCCCGCGTGGTCGTCGCGCATTCCGGCAGTGGATCGTCCGGATCTCCTTCTACGGTGACGTGCGTCAAGCGGCAGAAGGAGAATCGATCATGGACATCCTGCTCGTCGGCGGCCTGTGGCTGCACGGATCCGTCTGGGGCGGCGTCGCCTCCGCGCTGGAGGGGCTCGGGCATCGCCCTGTGCCGCTCACGCTGCCGGGACAGGGGGAGGGTGACGCGTCCGCCACCCTCGACGACCAGCTGGAGACCGTGCTCGCGGCCGTGGACGGGGCGTCCGACGCGGTCCTGGTGGTGGGGCACTCCGCGGCCTGCTCGCTGGCGTGGCTGACCGCCGACCGGCGGCCGGACAAGCTGGCCGGGGCCGTCCTGATCGGCGGCTTCCCGGCCGAGGACGGACGGCCGTACGCCGACTTCTTCGAGGTGAGGGACGGCGTCATGCCCTTCCCCGGCTGGGAGCCCTTCGAAGGCCCGGACGCCACCGACCTCGACGAGCAGGCGCGCAGCGCGTTCACGGCCGCCGCGATCCCCGTGCCGGCGGGGGTGGCCAGGGGAGTGGTTCGGCTGACGGACGAACGGCGTTTCGACGTACCGGTGTTGGTCGTCTGTCCGGAGTTCACGCCGGCCGAGGCCCGGGAGTGGATCGCGGCGGGGGACGTACCGGAACTGGCCCGGGCCAAGAACGTCGAGTTCGCCGACATCGACTCCGGGCACTGGCCCATGATCACCCAGCCGGTGGAGCTGGCCCGGATCCTGGCGG containing:
- a CDS encoding helix-turn-helix transcriptional regulator, with protein sequence MPNDPSPTARALRALEILQLRPGTTAAELAERLGVTERAARRYVEILREAGIPVTSARGPHGGYRLGRGTRLPPVHFTQAEALGLVMAVLSGQPGAADAEDLVSAALGKVVKALPEGVGREAALLRECASAAPDPYATRPDPVITSELVGAVAARRRVRIGYRSEAGNEWEAEVDPWSLVVRFGRWYLLCHSHRADAVRTYRVDRVRTVQVTVRRFEPPAGLDPVAVLEENLGLGWEFPTRVVFDLPQDEVARWVRPPMGRLEPLGGGCVLVGSTRNPAMYAQEWLATLPVAFRVEGGEDLRTAVAALATRFTAAVDGP
- a CDS encoding alpha/beta fold hydrolase, which produces MDILLVGGLWLHGSVWGGVASALEGLGHRPVPLTLPGQGEGDASATLDDQLETVLAAVDGASDAVLVVGHSAACSLAWLTADRRPDKLAGAVLIGGFPAEDGRPYADFFEVRDGVMPFPGWEPFEGPDATDLDEQARSAFTAAAIPVPAGVARGVVRLTDERRFDVPVLVVCPEFTPAEAREWIAAGDVPELARAKNVEFADIDSGHWPMITQPVELARILAAATDAD